In Cherax quadricarinatus isolate ZL_2023a chromosome 19, ASM3850222v1, whole genome shotgun sequence, the following are encoded in one genomic region:
- the LOC128688183 gene encoding cuticle protein AMP1A-like: MKLVVFALLVALAAAAPRPDEDAETLVDERQDNGDGTFNYRFETSNGLKEERVGTVGAEGQSNMQGSYSFTLPDGTVAVITYVADENGFRPESPLLPQDHPLPAHAVAQIAFAEEQRAKGVVFEK; this comes from the exons ATGAAGCTG GTAGTATTCGCCCTCCTGGTCGCCCTGGCCGCCGCCGCTCCTCGCCCTGATGAGGACGCAGAGACCTTGGTGGATGAGCGCCAGGACAATGGTGACGGCACCTTCAACTACCGATTTGAAACCAGCAATGGACTGAAGGAGGAGCGAGTCGGCACTGTGGGGGCTGAGGGCCAGAGCAACATGCAGGGTTCTTACAG CTTCACTCTCCCTGACGGCACCGTCGCTGTAATCACTTACGTCGCCGACGAGAACGGCTTCAGACCTGAGTCTCCACTGCTGCCCCAGGATCACCCCCTCCCTGCCCACGCAGTCGCACAGATCGCATTTGCTGAGGAACAGCGCGCTAAGGGTGTCGTGTTCGAGAAATAA
- the LOC128688184 gene encoding cuticle protein AMP1A-like — protein MKLVVFALLVTLAAAAPRPDKDAETVVDERQDSGDGNFNYRFETSNGIKEDRTGTPGSEGQSNMQGSFSFTLADGTVAEVTFVADETGFNPKSPLLPIAHPLPPHALEQIAFAEEQRAKGVVFEK, from the exons ATGAAGCTC GTAGTATTCGCCCTCCTGGTCACCCTAGCTGCCGCCGCCCCTCGCCCAGATAAGGACGCAGAGACCGTGGTGGACGAGCGTCAGGACAGTGGTGACGGCAACTTCAACTACCGATTTGAAACCAGCAATGGAATCAAAGAGGATCGAACCGGCACTCCAGGGTCTGAGGGCCAGAGCAACATGCAAGGTTCCTTCAG CTTCACTCTCGCTGACGGCACCGTCGCGGAAGTAACTTTCGTCGCCGATGAGACAGGCTTCAATCCTAAGTCTCCACTGCTGCCCATcgctcaccctctccctccccacgCACTCGAGCAGATCGCCTTCGCCGAGGAACAGCGAGCTAAGGGTGTTGTCTTCGAGAAATAA